CCGCGGGCGCGCTCACCATCTACCAGGGCAAGGCGTCGGGCGTGTACTCGGCGAAGGTCCAGGGCGGCACCTGGCCGACCACCTCGACGCTGATCCCCTTCGGTGACGTGGACGGGAACAACGTGAACGACGTCCTCGTACGTGACGCCGCCGGTGGTCTGCGCGCCTACCACCCCGCGTACGGCAAGCCGGTCACCCCGAACAGCCCCTCCACGCCCGTGGGCACGGGCTGGACCGGCTTCGACGCCTTCGCCGTCTCCGGTGACTTCACCGGTGATCAGCGTCCGGATCTGATTGCCCGTCAGACGTCCACCGGCGACCTCTACCTCTACCGCCACAACGGCAAGGCCGCACTGACCAAGGTCGGTCTCCTCGCCGCCGGCTGGAAGACCAAGACCCCCATCGGTGCGGGGGACCTGAACGGCGACGGCCACGCCGACCTGCTGGCGCGGGACGCGGCGGGCATTCTGTGGCGGCACTTCGGCACCGGCAAATCCACCCTGGGCCCGGCGGTCAAGGTCGGCCCCGGCTGGGGCCCCTTCACGGCCATTGTCGGCGCCGGTGACCTGACGAAGGACGGCAAGGACGATCTGGTGGCCCGCGACGCGGGGGGCCTGCTGTGGAGGTACACGGGCAACGGCGCCGGCGGCTTCGCCAAGCCGGTCAAGATCGGGACGGGCTGGAACGGATTCGCCACGCTGAACTGACCGCTGAACCGACCGTTTGACCGAGCGCGGAACCGACCGCACGGTCGAAAGGGGGCGCCTCCCGGAGTGGGGCCGCCCCCACCTGGTTTGACCCCCCACACAGCCGCCCCGTACTGTTGACCCTCGGCGTGTTTCTTTGCGCGCCTGCTCCTGAGCACCTCACCTGCCGGTGGCTGTCATCGACGCCGTCGGCGGAGGCCGCTCGTCCCATCCGGATGTGGCGGCTGGCATCAGGAGTCCCGTTCCGAGCGAGAGTGAGATCCGCGTGTACGCCATCGTGCGCAGCGGTGGTCGTCAGCACAAGGTTGCTGTTGACGACATCGTTGAGGTTGACAAGATTCCCACTGCCAAGGTTGGCGACACGGTCGAGCTCTCGACCCTGCTCGTGGTCGACGGCGACGCCGTGACCAGCGACCCGTGGGTCCTGAACGGCATCAAGGTCACCGCCGAGGTCGTGGACCACCACAAGGGCGCGAAGATCGACATCCTTCGCTACAAGAACAAGACCGGTTACCGCCGTCGCCAGGGCCACCGCCAGCAGTACACGGCGATCAAGGT
The nucleotide sequence above comes from Streptomyces sp. NBC_01716. Encoded proteins:
- the rplU gene encoding 50S ribosomal protein L21; translation: MYAIVRSGGRQHKVAVDDIVEVDKIPTAKVGDTVELSTLLVVDGDAVTSDPWVLNGIKVTAEVVDHHKGAKIDILRYKNKTGYRRRQGHRQQYTAIKVTAIPAAAKK